A window from Chitinophaga filiformis encodes these proteins:
- a CDS encoding glycosyltransferase family 2 protein, translating to MDLSVIIVNYKSSRLILDCISTIVAETTAISYEVIVVDNASGDNSEQLITYAFPFVQFLQMGYNAGFSRANNMGLRAAKGDYLLLLNPDTLILDHALDRCVQRFAESKLVACGVQQLNADRTLQISGNYFMKGGLNHLLPLPYWGKVIRWIGYQLKTKVPNVQEASTEHLVDWISGAFLMVKRSSLEKAGYMDEDFFLYAEEVEWCSRLRKLGPLAIFGDINIIHLQGETTGDVFGSEEKGYYGLYDRKGLQLMLSNHVRVRKQFGVLWYFILLLNYSFAVPVFFFGSILENLFKGRNPFKYMPLVWGLAKNVFRLWVMTPTIVRNKPHFYKVL from the coding sequence ATGGATTTGTCTGTCATCATTGTGAACTATAAGAGCAGCCGTCTCATACTGGATTGTATCAGCACCATTGTGGCAGAGACAACCGCTATCAGCTATGAGGTGATTGTAGTGGATAATGCTTCGGGCGATAACAGCGAGCAACTGATCACATATGCCTTCCCCTTTGTACAGTTCCTGCAGATGGGCTATAATGCAGGGTTTTCCCGCGCCAACAATATGGGTTTACGTGCTGCGAAAGGCGATTACCTTTTACTGCTGAACCCTGATACACTGATCCTCGATCATGCCCTGGACCGCTGCGTACAACGGTTTGCTGAAAGCAAACTGGTGGCCTGTGGTGTACAGCAATTAAATGCAGATCGCACACTGCAGATATCGGGCAACTACTTCATGAAGGGCGGGCTTAATCACCTGCTACCCTTACCTTACTGGGGAAAAGTGATCCGCTGGATAGGTTATCAGCTGAAAACCAAGGTGCCTAATGTACAGGAAGCCAGTACGGAACACCTTGTAGACTGGATCAGCGGTGCTTTCCTCATGGTGAAACGTAGTTCGCTCGAAAAGGCAGGATATATGGATGAGGATTTCTTCCTGTATGCGGAAGAAGTGGAGTGGTGCAGCCGCCTGCGTAAACTGGGTCCCCTGGCTATTTTTGGCGATATCAATATCATACATTTACAGGGAGAAACCACCGGCGATGTATTCGGTTCTGAAGAAAAGGGATATTACGGATTGTATGACAGGAAAGGATTACAGCTGATGTTGTCCAATCATGTAAGGGTGCGTAAGCAGTTTGGTGTGCTGTGGTATTTTATACTCCTGCTCAACTATTCATTCGCCGTGCCGGTATTTTTCTTCGGCAGCATACTGGAGAATCTTTTCAAAGGACGTAATCCTTTTAAATATATGCCACTGGTCTGGGGGCTTGCGAAAAACGTCTTCCGCCTGTGGGTAATGACACCGACAATTGTTAGGAACAAGCCGCATTTCTATAAGGTGTTGTGA
- a CDS encoding glycosyltransferase — protein sequence MQIAISIVICSYNREAYIIEAIDSLYKQDIDKQRYEVIVVDNNSKDNTAAKVKAYIAEHPDMQLYYYLETRQGASYARNTGAERSSGALICCMDDDAVAMPGYLQNIITFFEQHPDATGLGGRIIPRYIPSEPKWMSHYVSSLVGNFDYSPVAKPFDNGRYPLESNMIVRRDDFFAVGGFNTSLPGVKGTLRVGGEGKEFFYKLIERGGIIYYDPSVVVHHVVEVKKLTSEYMYRVASGIGRGEKVRMVAKGGMAVHKKSLEYLFKLGASVVIGGYYLLQGKPAKSWPVIQFRIDVLKGYWEPVHKQEVHS from the coding sequence ATGCAAATAGCAATATCAATAGTCATATGTTCGTATAACAGAGAAGCCTATATCATTGAGGCCATCGATAGTCTGTATAAACAGGATATTGATAAACAACGCTATGAAGTGATCGTGGTGGATAATAACAGTAAAGACAATACCGCCGCCAAGGTAAAGGCATATATCGCCGAACATCCTGACATGCAACTGTATTATTACCTGGAAACCCGCCAGGGAGCTTCCTATGCGCGGAACACCGGTGCAGAAAGATCCAGCGGCGCCCTGATCTGCTGCATGGATGACGATGCGGTGGCCATGCCGGGTTATCTGCAGAATATCATCACCTTCTTCGAACAGCATCCGGATGCTACAGGCCTCGGAGGCCGTATCATTCCCCGCTATATTCCGTCAGAACCGAAATGGATGTCCCATTACGTTTCTTCACTGGTGGGCAATTTCGACTACAGCCCTGTTGCCAAACCTTTCGACAACGGCCGCTATCCATTGGAATCCAATATGATAGTGCGCCGCGACGACTTCTTTGCCGTGGGTGGTTTTAACACCAGTCTGCCGGGAGTGAAAGGCACCCTGCGCGTAGGTGGTGAAGGCAAGGAATTTTTTTACAAGCTGATAGAAAGAGGCGGGATCATTTATTACGATCCTTCCGTAGTCGTACACCACGTGGTAGAGGTAAAAAAACTGACATCAGAATATATGTACCGTGTCGCGTCCGGTATTGGGCGTGGAGAAAAAGTGCGGATGGTAGCCAAAGGCGGCATGGCGGTGCATAAGAAAAGCCTGGAATACCTGTTTAAACTGGGCGCCTCTGTGGTGATCGGCGGCTATTACCTGCTGCAGGGAAAACCTGCCAAATCATGGCCGGTAATACAGTTCAGGATCGATGTCCTGAAAGGATATTGGGAGCCTGTGCATAAGCAGGAAGTGCATTCGTAA
- a CDS encoding queuosine precursor transporter: MVHNILKDRPTKLFIFFCSFFVANALIAECIGGKIFSLEKLFGLPVHTFTVFGQSGLSFNLTCGVLLWPLEFVMTDIVNEYYGPKAVKRISYIAVALISYAFIMFYVALSVPPADFWIGTGADKGIPNMQAAFGGIFGQGMWIIIGSITAFLVSQLIDVTVFHRIKRATGEKHVWLRATGSTVVSQLVDSFIVLYIAFKLGNNWSWQLVLAVCLVNYAYKFTVAILLTPVLYLIEGRIESYLGKETAARMKAAAMGKAAE, from the coding sequence ATGGTACACAACATTCTAAAAGACAGACCAACTAAACTTTTCATCTTCTTTTGCAGCTTTTTCGTTGCCAATGCGCTGATAGCAGAATGTATCGGCGGGAAGATCTTTTCGCTGGAGAAACTGTTCGGGCTACCCGTACATACCTTCACGGTGTTTGGTCAAAGCGGACTATCCTTTAACCTTACCTGCGGGGTGTTATTATGGCCCCTTGAGTTTGTGATGACAGACATCGTTAATGAGTATTATGGGCCGAAAGCAGTAAAACGGATCTCTTACATTGCGGTGGCTTTGATCAGCTATGCATTCATCATGTTCTACGTAGCGCTGTCCGTGCCGCCGGCCGATTTCTGGATCGGCACCGGTGCAGACAAAGGTATTCCGAATATGCAGGCTGCTTTCGGAGGGATCTTTGGCCAGGGTATGTGGATCATTATTGGTAGCATCACGGCATTCCTGGTAAGCCAGCTGATAGACGTAACGGTGTTCCATCGCATTAAGCGTGCTACGGGCGAAAAACATGTATGGCTGAGGGCAACCGGATCAACGGTGGTGTCCCAGCTGGTAGACAGTTTTATCGTATTGTATATTGCCTTTAAGCTGGGGAATAACTGGAGCTGGCAGCTGGTACTGGCTGTATGCCTGGTGAACTATGCCTATAAATTCACCGTAGCCATATTGCTGACGCCTGTGCTCTACCTCATCGAGGGACGTATAGAAAGTTATCTGGGTAAGGAGACCGCGGCCCGTATGAAAGCAGCCGCAATGGGCAAGGCCGCCGAATAA
- a CDS encoding NUDIX hydrolase — protein MFNVRVYGIMMNEQKQVLVTDEYIRGGYYTKFPGGGLEFGEGTLQCVVREFQEELGLEVEVIEHIYTTDFFQLSAFGDNSQIISIYYLVRALSEVNFSVLDKPFDFPIPEDKTDVEGARWINWEEFSAEAVTLPIDKVVADIVKLRY, from the coding sequence ATGTTTAATGTTCGCGTATACGGTATCATGATGAATGAGCAGAAACAGGTGCTCGTTACCGATGAATATATCCGTGGCGGATATTATACCAAGTTCCCCGGCGGCGGACTCGAATTCGGAGAAGGCACCCTGCAATGTGTGGTGCGTGAATTCCAGGAAGAACTGGGACTTGAAGTGGAAGTCATAGAACACATCTATACCACCGATTTCTTCCAGCTTTCTGCTTTTGGTGACAATTCCCAGATCATCTCTATTTACTATCTCGTAAGAGCACTATCGGAAGTCAATTTCTCTGTGCTGGATAAGCCTTTTGACTTTCCTATCCCGGAAGATAAAACAGATGTGGAAGGCGCCAGGTGGATCAACTGGGAAGAGTTTTCCGCCGAAGCAGTGACCCTTCCCATTGATAAAGTAGTGGCAGATATTGTGAAGTTGCGCTACTAA
- a CDS encoding magnesium transporter CorA family protein — MIQYFKNIDARTVEISSPENGAWVNITPPLKQSEFEQLSEELDIPLDFLTDSLDIDEKSRYELEDNVKLIVIKTPTENNSINESDAYYITIPIVIILTHNQILTVNSFDNAAINRFLNTFHNRHPEKRNMMVLKIFEKVTMNFLDYLKEINQRRNILEQKLYDSNRNEELLYIMRIQKSLVYFLTALRSNELLLMKIERTNFLGLNEDEKEFLHDLIVDTSQALEMANVYTNILSSSMDAFASIISNNLNLVMKRLTSITIVLTFPVLVASIYGMNVEIPFAHSAHAFYIPVILSIVISVIMSWYFMKKKWF; from the coding sequence ATGATCCAATATTTCAAAAATATAGATGCGCGTACGGTAGAAATATCAAGTCCTGAAAATGGGGCATGGGTGAATATTACCCCGCCCCTGAAACAGTCTGAATTTGAACAACTGTCAGAAGAACTGGATATTCCCCTGGACTTCCTTACCGACTCACTCGATATCGATGAGAAGTCACGTTACGAACTGGAGGATAATGTAAAGCTGATCGTTATCAAAACGCCTACTGAGAATAATTCCATCAATGAAAGCGATGCCTATTACATCACGATCCCCATTGTGATTATTCTTACGCACAACCAGATCCTGACTGTCAACTCATTCGACAACGCAGCCATCAACCGCTTCCTGAATACTTTCCATAACCGTCATCCTGAAAAAAGGAATATGATGGTGCTGAAGATCTTCGAAAAAGTGACCATGAACTTCCTGGATTACCTGAAAGAGATCAACCAGCGCAGGAATATCCTGGAGCAGAAACTGTATGACAGTAACCGTAACGAGGAGTTACTTTACATCATGCGGATCCAGAAAAGCCTGGTGTATTTCCTGACTGCCCTCCGCAGTAATGAACTGCTGCTCATGAAGATTGAGCGCACCAATTTCCTGGGATTGAATGAAGACGAGAAGGAATTCCTGCATGACCTGATCGTAGACACGTCACAAGCGCTGGAAATGGCCAATGTCTATACCAACATCCTCAGCAGCTCAATGGATGCCTTTGCCAGCATCATCTCCAACAACCTGAACCTGGTCATGAAACGCCTGACGTCCATTACCATCGTTCTGACCTTCCCCGTATTGGTAGCCAGTATCTATGGTATGAACGTAGAAATACCGTTTGCCCATTCGGCACACGCATTCTATATTCCGGTCATACTCTCGATCGTGATCTCCGTGATCATGAGCTGGTATTTTATGAAGAAGAAATGGTTTTAA
- the dapF gene encoding diaminopimelate epimerase: MSAIHFYKYQGTGNDFVIMDNRKGEYNFLTEEQVHFLCDRRFGIGADGLMLLNTQEGYDFGMKYYNADGRESSMCGNGGRCLVAFARKMGLNSEKLSFLAVDGPHEATLKGDNWVNLKMQDVNGVELGSLYSYLNTGSPHFVKFVEDVQAVDVYTEGKQIRYNDRFAKEGTNVNFVQPLDKGIFVRTYERGVEDETYSCGTGVTAAALMTAGPEEKEYVIPVQTLGGNLEVRFTKTGERSYNNIWLCGPATLVFEGNITLP, encoded by the coding sequence ATGTCAGCAATTCATTTCTACAAATACCAGGGAACCGGCAATGATTTTGTGATCATGGACAACCGGAAAGGCGAGTATAACTTTTTGACGGAAGAACAGGTACATTTTCTGTGCGACCGCCGTTTCGGTATCGGGGCGGATGGACTGATGCTTCTCAACACACAGGAAGGTTATGATTTCGGCATGAAATATTACAACGCTGACGGCCGCGAAAGCAGTATGTGTGGTAATGGTGGCCGCTGTCTGGTAGCCTTTGCCCGTAAAATGGGGCTCAACAGCGAAAAACTCAGCTTCCTGGCGGTAGATGGGCCTCATGAAGCTACGCTCAAAGGAGATAACTGGGTGAACCTGAAAATGCAGGACGTAAATGGTGTGGAATTAGGCTCCCTCTATTCCTATCTCAACACCGGCTCTCCTCACTTCGTGAAGTTTGTGGAAGATGTACAGGCAGTAGATGTTTACACCGAAGGAAAACAGATCCGCTATAACGATCGCTTTGCGAAAGAAGGCACCAACGTCAACTTTGTTCAGCCACTCGATAAAGGCATCTTCGTCCGTACCTATGAACGCGGTGTGGAAGATGAGACCTATTCCTGCGGTACCGGCGTCACTGCTGCTGCCCTGATGACGGCAGGCCCGGAAGAAAAAGAATATGTTATACCCGTACAGACATTGGGCGGAAACCTGGAAGTACGTTTTACTAAAACCGGCGAAAGGTCCTACAATAATATCTGGCTCTGCGGACCTGCAACCCTTGTTTTTGAGGGAAATATCACATTACCGTAA
- a CDS encoding nucleoside phosphorylase, protein MNKRIAESELILNGRGAVYHLDVRPEELATTIITVGDPDRVPEVSKHFDRTESTHQHREFVTHTGYIGQKRLTVVSTGIGTDNIDIVLNELDALVNIDFSSRTIKPALTRLQIIRLGTSGALQENVPVDSFVVSSHGVGLDNLLPWYEFENTPQEKDLLNAFSQQVHLRPGSANPYLLSAANDLAMRFTQGYISGITITCPGFYAPQGRALRGPLSHPQLLEQLTAFRHNNHYISNFEMETAGIYGLGRVLGHDCLSISAIVANRIRQEFTKDGALVVENLIKQSLAIIEKI, encoded by the coding sequence ATGAATAAACGTATTGCAGAATCTGAACTGATATTAAATGGCCGGGGCGCTGTATATCATCTGGATGTCAGGCCGGAAGAGCTTGCCACGACTATTATCACGGTTGGCGACCCCGATCGCGTACCCGAAGTTAGCAAACATTTCGATCGTACAGAAAGTACCCATCAGCACAGAGAATTTGTGACCCACACCGGATATATCGGACAAAAAAGACTCACTGTCGTGTCTACCGGTATCGGAACTGATAACATCGACATCGTGCTCAACGAACTGGACGCACTGGTGAATATTGATTTCAGCTCCCGCACCATAAAACCCGCCCTTACCCGGCTGCAGATCATCCGCCTGGGTACCTCCGGCGCCCTGCAGGAAAATGTGCCGGTAGACAGCTTCGTGGTTTCTTCTCATGGCGTAGGGCTCGACAACCTGCTGCCCTGGTATGAATTTGAAAATACGCCGCAGGAGAAAGACCTCCTGAACGCTTTCAGCCAACAGGTGCACCTGCGCCCCGGCAGTGCTAATCCGTACCTGCTAAGTGCGGCTAATGACCTCGCAATGCGTTTTACCCAGGGATATATCAGTGGTATCACCATCACCTGCCCCGGATTCTATGCGCCCCAGGGACGTGCACTGAGAGGACCGCTCTCCCACCCCCAGTTACTGGAACAGCTTACCGCTTTCCGTCACAACAATCATTACATTTCCAACTTCGAGATGGAGACGGCCGGTATCTATGGCCTTGGCCGCGTACTGGGACATGATTGTCTCTCCATCAGCGCTATCGTGGCCAACCGCATCAGGCAGGAATTTACCAAAGATGGCGCACTGGTGGTGGAGAACCTCATCAAACAGTCTTTGGCCATCATTGAAAAGATCTGA
- a CDS encoding ABC transporter permease produces MIRNFLKIAFRNLAKNKTFSAINIIGLAIGTLCCIYIVMYVSDQYSYDKHHNRAGDIYRVNSWTSGNGNESNNATGSPPVAPAMKNDFAEVEQYTRLVPTDRLGAKQHLLSYRQKSVYEKNAVYVDSTFFEVFNYHFVYGNGSDALKEPNAVVLLKPAAEKLFGQENPVGKLIQVDNAYGKQSLKVTGVIDESLGKSHIQANMFMSMNSGGMGSFTYTSTAWAAYNYALSYIRLRPNANVAALEKKLPAFLAKYGAEQLKEMGMQKRLTLQPVSSIHTTLGYRNELSKTVDSSFLNMLLLIAALVQIIACINFMNLSTARASRRAKEVGVRKVIGARVNDLVKQFLCESMMLSMLGLLAALPALVLALPYLNRLTGADISLSFLTSYKFWLLLAGTGIFTGLLAGSYPAFYLSAFMPIRVLKGNFRSHLSSVGIRRSLVVFQFALSVIFISAIIVIYSQLNYIKNKDLGFEKAQKIVFSFYTDDIKSKIPAFSNDLRQLAGIDAVSQADNFPSQLVSHDWPYFLEGSNGAAGADVQFIWTDQHYAKALGIRLAGGRDFRANDSGKVLINEAFARKLGLDPSSAPGKRLYPQEDGGPVSFVEIAGVMKDFNYNSLHNDVKPLMLRYNPALATDDIIVSANTTDYKGLLEKIGLIWQRQFPAVPFEYAFIDEEVQKLYETELTLSGIINSFTAIAIFISCLGLFGLAAFNAEQRSKEIGIRKVLGASLLGISTLLSKDFLKLVGIAFVVATPIAWWATDRWLDAFSYRITPSWWMFALAGSLAMLITLCTVGIQAFKAAVANPVKSLKMDG; encoded by the coding sequence ATGATTAGAAACTTCCTCAAAATTGCATTCCGCAATCTGGCGAAAAATAAAACATTCAGTGCAATCAATATTATTGGTCTGGCAATAGGCACGCTTTGCTGCATCTACATTGTGATGTATGTTTCTGATCAGTATAGCTACGATAAACATCATAACAGGGCAGGAGATATCTACCGGGTTAATTCCTGGACTTCGGGAAACGGGAATGAAAGCAATAATGCTACCGGCTCACCGCCTGTTGCTCCTGCAATGAAGAACGACTTTGCAGAAGTAGAGCAGTATACCCGTCTTGTACCTACGGACCGACTGGGCGCAAAACAGCACCTGTTATCATACCGGCAGAAAAGTGTCTATGAGAAGAACGCCGTCTACGTTGATTCCACGTTCTTTGAAGTTTTCAATTATCATTTTGTATATGGAAATGGCAGCGACGCATTGAAAGAGCCTAATGCTGTCGTTTTGTTAAAACCTGCCGCTGAGAAATTATTTGGTCAGGAGAACCCTGTAGGTAAGCTTATACAGGTCGATAATGCTTATGGGAAACAAAGTTTGAAAGTTACCGGCGTCATAGATGAAAGCCTGGGCAAATCACACATACAGGCTAATATGTTCATGTCAATGAACAGTGGCGGTATGGGAAGTTTTACATACACCAGCACTGCCTGGGCTGCTTACAACTACGCGCTTTCTTATATAAGGCTCAGGCCCAATGCCAATGTTGCCGCATTGGAGAAAAAGCTGCCGGCTTTTTTAGCGAAGTACGGCGCTGAACAGCTGAAGGAAATGGGCATGCAGAAGCGATTGACCTTACAGCCAGTAAGCTCCATACATACCACTCTTGGCTACAGGAATGAATTGAGTAAAACAGTAGACAGCTCTTTTTTGAATATGCTGTTACTCATCGCAGCCCTTGTTCAGATCATCGCATGTATTAACTTCATGAACCTGTCGACCGCACGCGCATCCCGCCGTGCAAAGGAAGTAGGTGTAAGAAAGGTGATCGGCGCCAGGGTAAATGACCTGGTTAAACAATTCCTCTGCGAGTCCATGATGCTCTCCATGCTTGGATTATTGGCGGCCTTGCCCGCGTTGGTGCTTGCACTGCCTTACCTGAACCGGCTGACGGGGGCAGATATCAGCTTGTCTTTTCTTACCAGTTATAAATTCTGGCTTTTGCTGGCAGGTACGGGCATATTCACCGGATTGCTGGCAGGCAGCTATCCTGCATTTTATCTTTCAGCGTTTATGCCCATAAGAGTACTCAAGGGTAATTTCAGGAGCCATTTGTCCTCGGTGGGTATACGACGTTCCCTGGTGGTATTCCAGTTCGCTTTATCTGTAATATTTATCTCTGCCATTATTGTCATTTATAGCCAACTGAATTATATCAAAAATAAAGACCTCGGGTTCGAAAAAGCACAGAAGATCGTTTTCAGCTTTTATACGGATGACATAAAAAGTAAAATTCCTGCTTTTTCCAACGACCTGCGACAGCTCGCGGGGATCGATGCTGTGAGTCAGGCGGATAATTTTCCCAGTCAGCTGGTAAGCCATGACTGGCCTTATTTCCTGGAAGGCAGTAACGGCGCCGCGGGGGCGGATGTACAGTTTATATGGACTGATCAGCATTATGCAAAAGCTTTGGGTATCAGGCTGGCAGGCGGTCGGGACTTCCGGGCAAACGATTCGGGTAAAGTGCTTATCAACGAAGCCTTTGCCAGGAAACTGGGTTTAGATCCTTCATCCGCGCCGGGCAAGCGTTTATATCCGCAGGAAGACGGTGGTCCGGTAAGCTTTGTGGAAATAGCAGGCGTGATGAAAGACTTCAATTACAATTCCCTCCATAACGATGTAAAGCCTTTAATGCTGCGGTATAATCCGGCACTCGCTACAGACGATATCATCGTCAGCGCCAACACTACCGATTATAAGGGACTCCTCGAAAAGATCGGGCTGATATGGCAGCGGCAATTTCCCGCGGTTCCTTTTGAATATGCGTTCATCGATGAAGAGGTGCAGAAACTATATGAAACGGAGCTGACCCTGTCCGGCATCATCAATTCCTTTACTGCCATCGCTATCTTCATTTCCTGCCTGGGTTTGTTTGGCCTGGCTGCCTTTAATGCAGAGCAGAGAAGCAAGGAGATCGGTATCCGGAAAGTATTAGGGGCAAGCTTGCTTGGCATAAGCACTTTGTTATCGAAAGACTTCCTGAAGCTGGTTGGTATCGCCTTCGTCGTTGCTACCCCTATAGCCTGGTGGGCCACAGATAGATGGCTGGATGCTTTTTCTTACCGTATCACACCGAGTTGGTGGATGTTTGCACTTGCCGGAAGCCTGGCAATGCTCATCACCTTGTGCACTGTGGGTATTCAGGCCTTTAAAGCGGCAGTGGCTAATCCTGTAAAGAGCCTGAAGATGGATGGATAA
- a CDS encoding MFS transporter: MATVSLSSAAGKWIMVSTIMASAMAFIDGTALNVVLPAIQKSMHASGTDLFWLLNAYLLMLASLMLIGGSLGDKLGRKKIFITGILIFIIGSTACGMAGNVTLLILFRLVQGVGGALMIPGSLSLISSSINEDERGKAIGTWSAFTTVVTIGGPILGGALADAGYWRYIFFINVPIGVVAVLILWRKVKESIANDDDKTLDFPGAAAIALGLAAITFGFLRIPEIGFYNWQVLASLSAGPLLLTAFIFIEKKSRHPMMPLSLFRNLTFSGANLLTLFLYAGLGAGMLFLSLNLVQAQGYDQLQSGLTFLPFTILMVFVARFAGTLADKYGPKLLLTIGPAIAGAGLLMLSFVGQTPGPSAYFSTFFPGILVFGLGMSFTVAPLTATVMGAVSDQFSGTASGINNALSRIAGVFANAIFGALAVLFFSSALKQELSALPLNATGKQAVMQQANELGNAKAPSSLHDADKEKVTRLYHNSFISAYQKILRISGFLGFLGALMSVLFIRNNAVRAGPVPE; the protein is encoded by the coding sequence ATGGCAACAGTCTCTCTCTCCAGTGCGGCCGGCAAATGGATCATGGTATCGACCATCATGGCCTCGGCGATGGCGTTTATTGATGGTACGGCCCTGAACGTGGTCCTGCCCGCTATTCAGAAAAGCATGCATGCTTCCGGCACAGACCTGTTCTGGCTGCTGAACGCATACCTGTTAATGCTGGCGTCGCTGATGTTGATCGGCGGTTCGCTGGGAGATAAGTTAGGTCGTAAAAAGATCTTTATTACCGGCATTCTCATATTCATCATAGGCTCGACCGCCTGTGGAATGGCGGGCAACGTTACCCTGCTGATCCTTTTCAGGCTCGTACAAGGTGTTGGTGGCGCATTGATGATACCCGGCAGCCTCTCACTGATATCCTCTTCTATAAATGAAGACGAACGGGGTAAAGCTATAGGCACATGGTCGGCTTTTACCACCGTCGTAACCATCGGCGGACCCATACTGGGCGGTGCACTGGCCGACGCCGGCTACTGGCGGTATATCTTCTTCATTAATGTGCCTATAGGCGTGGTAGCAGTGCTCATCCTCTGGCGAAAAGTAAAGGAAAGTATTGCAAATGATGATGATAAAACACTGGACTTCCCGGGCGCGGCAGCGATTGCACTGGGATTGGCCGCGATTACCTTTGGTTTCCTGCGCATCCCGGAGATCGGCTTTTACAACTGGCAGGTGCTGGCCTCATTAAGTGCAGGGCCATTACTACTCACCGCCTTCATCTTCATAGAAAAGAAAAGCAGGCACCCGATGATGCCGCTGTCCTTGTTCAGGAACCTGACATTTTCCGGCGCCAATCTGTTGACACTCTTTCTTTACGCGGGTTTAGGAGCCGGCATGTTGTTTCTTTCCCTTAATCTTGTCCAGGCACAGGGATACGATCAACTCCAGTCAGGACTTACCTTCCTGCCATTTACCATCCTGATGGTGTTTGTAGCCCGCTTTGCAGGTACCCTGGCCGATAAGTATGGCCCGAAGTTGCTACTGACCATTGGTCCGGCAATAGCAGGAGCAGGGCTGCTGATGTTATCTTTCGTCGGACAAACACCCGGACCATCCGCCTATTTCAGCACTTTCTTTCCCGGCATTCTGGTTTTCGGGCTTGGGATGTCTTTTACCGTCGCTCCCCTTACGGCAACGGTCATGGGCGCTGTGAGCGATCAGTTCTCCGGAACAGCTTCCGGTATCAACAACGCTTTGTCGCGCATTGCAGGGGTATTTGCCAACGCCATCTTTGGGGCATTGGCGGTCCTGTTTTTCTCTAGTGCACTGAAACAGGAACTATCTGCCCTGCCCTTGAATGCTACCGGTAAACAGGCGGTTATGCAACAGGCAAATGAACTGGGAAATGCAAAAGCTCCCTCCTCACTCCATGATGCAGATAAAGAAAAAGTAACCCGTCTGTATCATAACAGCTTTATATCAGCATATCAGAAGATCCTCCGCATATCGGGTTTCCTGGGCTTCCTCGGGGCGCTCATGTCTGTTCTTTTTATCCGGAATAATGCTGTCAGGGCCGGCCCTGTACCGGAATAG